One segment of Toxotes jaculatrix isolate fToxJac2 chromosome 8, fToxJac2.pri, whole genome shotgun sequence DNA contains the following:
- the has1 gene encoding hyaluronan synthase 1, translating into MELKPLLKKLGSVIRAILTFLFALLVLGVMVWAYVKGFQLVTSMYGIISFGFYGLLLSLHVLVQSFFAFIEHRRMRARTDQCTFTKTIGFTISAYQEDPDYLRECLNSIRALKYPPELLRIIMVVDGNSDDDRYMMDMFREVFQDQDPGCCVWKNNYHTWDPTQAQQDVEMASAMGPGGDADYAIGEDPQRKDVEHLIQTKRCVCIMQKWGGKREVMYTAFKALGSSVDYIQVCDSDTKLDPLATVELCKVLESNSKYGAVGGDVMILNLKDSYISFMSSLRYWMAFNIERSCQSFFNCVSCISGPLGLYRNDLLQQFLESWYNQKFLGTHCTFGDDRHLTNRMLSMGYATKYTALSKCYTETPAQFLRWLNQQTRWTKSYFREWLYNAMWWHKHHLWMTYESIVSGIFPFFVTATIIQLFWTGTLWDILWVLSCIQLIGLVKAAYACILRRDLVMVFMSLYSALYMTSLLPAKYFAIITMNKSSWGTSGRRKIVGNYIPLLPLSVWAAILIGGLSYTIYKESQLDWFTPAKIMETKFLVFGCVAYTCYWLLMMFLYWVWFRRLCRKRSQKYTVNV; encoded by the exons ATGGAGCTGAAACCTTTATTAAAGAAGCTGGGCTCAGTAATCCGCGCCATCCTCACTTTCCTCTTTGCTCTGCTGGTCCTGGGTGTGATGGTTTGGGCCTATGTTAAGGGTTTCCAACTTGTGACTTCCATGTATGGAATCATCTCCTTTGGCTTTTATGGACTGCTCCTTTCTCTCCACGTATTGGTCCAGAGCTTCTTCGCCTTCATCGAACACCGACGAATGAGAGCCCGCACCGACCAGTGCACCTTTACCAAAACCATTGGCTTCACCATATCGGCTTACCAGGAGGACCCCGACTATCTCAGAGAGTGCCTCAACTCCATCAGGGCTCTCAAGTATCCCCCTGAGCTGCTGCGCATCATCATGGTGGTAGACGGGAACTCAGATGATGACCGATATATGATGGACATGTTCAGAGAGGTGTTTCAGGACCAGGATCCTGGCTGTTGTGTGTGGAAGAACAACTACCATACATGGGACCCCACTCAGGCCCAACAGGATGTGGAAATGGCCTCAGCAATGGGCCCAGGAGGGGATGCTGATTATGCTATAGGAGAAGATCCACAGCGAAAAGACGTAGAGCACTTGATCCAGACCAAGAGGTGTGTATGCATCATGCAGAAATGGGGCGGCAAGCGGGAAGTGATGTACACAGCGTTTAAAGCACTTGGATCCTCAGTTGACTATATACAG GTGTGCGACTCAGACACTAAGCTGGACCCTCTGGCCACAGTGGAGCTCTGTAAAGTGCTGGAGAGTAACTCCAAGTATGGTGCTGTGGGAGGAGATGTGATGATCCTCAACCTGAAAGACTCATACATCAGCTTCATGAGCAGTCTAAGGTACTGGATGGCTTTCAACATCGAAAGGTCCTGCCAGTCCTTCTTCAACTGTGTGTCCTGCATAAGTGGGCCCCTGG GTCTGTACAGGAACGATCTCCTCCAGCAGTTTCTGGAGTCCTGGTACAATCAGAAGTTTCTGGGAACTCACTGTACATTTGGTGACGACAGACATCTCACCAACCGAATGCTGAGCATGGGCTATGCCACAAA ATACACAGCTCTCTCCAAATGCTACACGGAGACGCCTGCTCAGTTTCTGCGCTGGCTCAATCAGCAGACTCGCTGGACAAAATCTTACTTCCGTGAGTGGCTCTACAATGCAATGTGGTGGCACAAGCACCACCTCTGGATGACCTACGAGTCCATCGTCTCAGGTATTTTCCCCTTCTTTGTCACCGCCACCATCATCCAGCTGTTTTGGACAGGCACGCTGTGGGACATCCTCTGGGTCCTGAGCTGCATCCAGCTGATTGGGCTGGTGAAAGCAGCCTACGCCTGCATCCTGCGCAGAGACCTGGTGATGGTGTTTATGTCCCTCTACTCGGCTCTGTACATGACAAGCCTGCTGCCTGCTAAGTATTTTGCCATTATCACCATGAACAAAAGCAGCTGGGGGACATCAGGCAGACGTAAGATTGTAGGTAACTacatccccctcctccctctctcagtgtGGGCAGCCATTTTAATAGGTGGGCTCAGTTACACAATCTACAAGGAGAGTCAACTGGACTGGTTCACTCCAGCCAAGATAATGGAAACTAAGTTTCTAGTCTTTGGCTGTGTGGCCTACACATGCTACTGGTTGCTGATGATGTTCCTCTACTGGGTGTGGTTCCGCAGACTATGTAGGAAACGCTCCCAGAAGTACACAGTGAATGTGTAG
- the LOC121185614 gene encoding trypsin-3-like isoform X2 encodes MKLFLLLTLFGGAVALAGDDKIVGGYECPKNSVPYQVSLFTGYNFCGGTLLSDEWVLSAAHCKPKSNVEVRLGEHDIWEPEGTEQHIMSAKFIRHPDYNPRTQDSDIMLIKLSRPATLNSFVRPATLPSKCASDVTMCQISGWGSLRPSDEGSRYPHKLQCLDAPLLSDDTCFNAYPFQITENMLCAGYLEGGKDSCQGDSGGPMMCDGELQGVVSWGHGCAQRKKPGVYTKVCNYVSWIKNTMASG; translated from the exons ATGAAGcttttccttcttctcactCTCTTTGGAGGGGCAG TTGCCCTGGCGGGAGATGACAAGATTGTCGGAGGGTATGAGTGCCCGAAAAATTCTGTGCCCTACCAAGTGTCTCTCTTCACTGGGTACAACTTCTGTGGTGGGACTCTTCTGTCTGATGAATGGGTGCTCTCTGCTGCACACTGCAAACCAAA GTCGAATGTTGAAGTTCGGCTGGGAGAGCACGACATCTGGGAACCTGAGGGGACTGAACAGCACATCATGTCGGCCAAGTTCATCCGCCACCCTGACTACAACCCCCGCACGCAGGACAGTGATATCATGCTTATCAAACTGAGTCGACCCGCTACTCTGAACAGCTTCGTGCGCCCTGCAACTCTTCCTTCAAAGTGTGCCAGTGACGTGACAATGTGCCAGATCTCTGGATGGGGGAGTCTTCGACCCAGTGACGAAGGCT cAAGGTATCCTCATAAGTTGCAGTGCCTGGATGCCCCTCTCCTGAGTGATGACACATGCTTTAATGCATATCCTTTCCAAATCACTGAAAACATGCTCTGTGCTGGCTAtctggagggagggaaggactCCTGCCAG GGTGACTCCGGGGGTCCCATGATGTGTGACGGAGAGCTCCAGGGAGTTGTGTCTTGGGGACATGGTTGCGCTCAGAGAAAGAAGCCTGGGGTGTACACTAAAGTGTGCAATTACGTCTCCTGGATCAAGAACACAATGGCATCTGGTTGA
- the LOC121185614 gene encoding trypsin-3-like isoform X1 — MKPLVWILVMTAAIILKDDKIVGGYECPKNSVPYQVSLFTGYNFCGGTLLSDEWVLSAAHCKPKSNVEVRLGEHDIWEPEGTEQHIMSAKFIRHPDYNPRTQDSDIMLIKLSRPATLNSFVRPATLPSKCASDVTMCQISGWGSLRPSDEGSRYPHKLQCLDAPLLSDDTCFNAYPFQITENMLCAGYLEGGKDSCQGDSGGPMMCDGELQGVVSWGHGCAQRKKPGVYTKVCNYVSWIKNTMASG, encoded by the exons ATGACAAGATTGTCGGAGGGTATGAGTGCCCGAAAAATTCTGTGCCCTACCAAGTGTCTCTCTTCACTGGGTACAACTTCTGTGGTGGGACTCTTCTGTCTGATGAATGGGTGCTCTCTGCTGCACACTGCAAACCAAA GTCGAATGTTGAAGTTCGGCTGGGAGAGCACGACATCTGGGAACCTGAGGGGACTGAACAGCACATCATGTCGGCCAAGTTCATCCGCCACCCTGACTACAACCCCCGCACGCAGGACAGTGATATCATGCTTATCAAACTGAGTCGACCCGCTACTCTGAACAGCTTCGTGCGCCCTGCAACTCTTCCTTCAAAGTGTGCCAGTGACGTGACAATGTGCCAGATCTCTGGATGGGGGAGTCTTCGACCCAGTGACGAAGGCT cAAGGTATCCTCATAAGTTGCAGTGCCTGGATGCCCCTCTCCTGAGTGATGACACATGCTTTAATGCATATCCTTTCCAAATCACTGAAAACATGCTCTGTGCTGGCTAtctggagggagggaaggactCCTGCCAG GGTGACTCCGGGGGTCCCATGATGTGTGACGGAGAGCTCCAGGGAGTTGTGTCTTGGGGACATGGTTGCGCTCAGAGAAAGAAGCCTGGGGTGTACACTAAAGTGTGCAATTACGTCTCCTGGATCAAGAACACAATGGCATCTGGTTGA